The following are from one region of the Hydrogenophaga sp. BPS33 genome:
- a CDS encoding IclR family transcriptional regulator, with protein sequence MENASGGTQSIQRAAMILRHIGNGHDEGVRLVDLSNELYLERPTVHRIVKSLMAENLVTQDVTTRRYHLGQGIVALSLIVNRKLNFQQLAQPLLEDMARQTGDTFYLNQRIGNEALCLIRTDGHCPIKIYSVGVGDRRPLGVGAGGLAMLSEMPVAERNACIAANEQALSKYKGLNKRALLRLIEKTKTLGYAHLDVYGLAGVHAVGVPIMSPQGAPVAALSIASISNRLGTKRVEELVVLLRKNARQLEQLISDYHW encoded by the coding sequence ATGGAAAACGCAAGCGGAGGCACCCAGAGCATCCAGCGCGCCGCGATGATCCTGCGCCACATTGGCAATGGGCACGACGAAGGTGTCAGGCTGGTGGACCTGTCCAACGAGCTCTACCTCGAGCGGCCCACGGTGCACCGCATCGTGAAGTCGTTGATGGCTGAGAACCTGGTCACCCAGGACGTCACCACCCGGCGCTACCACCTCGGCCAGGGCATCGTGGCCTTGAGCCTGATCGTCAACCGCAAGCTCAATTTCCAGCAGCTCGCACAGCCCCTGCTGGAAGACATGGCCCGCCAGACGGGCGACACCTTCTACCTCAACCAGCGCATCGGCAACGAAGCGCTTTGCCTGATCCGAACGGATGGGCATTGCCCGATCAAGATCTATTCCGTGGGGGTCGGCGACCGTCGGCCGCTGGGCGTGGGCGCTGGCGGTCTGGCCATGCTGAGCGAGATGCCGGTTGCCGAACGCAATGCCTGTATCGCGGCCAATGAGCAGGCGCTCTCGAAATACAAGGGTTTGAACAAGCGCGCGCTGCTCCGGCTGATCGAGAAGACGAAGACACTGGGATACGCCCACCTGGATGTGTACGGGCTCGCGGGCGTTCATGCGGTGGGCGTCCCGATCATGAGTCCACAGGGAGCCCCGGTCGCCGCTCTCAGCATCGCATCGATCTCCAACCGCCTGGGCACGAAGCGGGTCGAGGAATTGGTCGTGCTTCTGCGAAAGAACGCCCGCCAGCTGGAGCAGTTGATCAGCGACTACCACTGGTGA
- a CDS encoding MmgE/PrpD family protein: MKTAADADLQRLASYVVGLVESDTPLSVRRDAIDRIVDAIGCGIAGFPSMPGEVGRRMAARAQVPDGARVLGTELRVLPEYAALANGFMVRYLDGNDTYLSGGGHPSDLIPAVMAMGDALRRSGAEVLTAVVAAYEAYHWIFRGTLVREKGWDHSFYTAVAASAGAAKLLRLSEAQTAHALAIAMTANHALLVSRQGNLSMWKGCAAPYAARDGVMCALLAAEGIEGPEQPVRGKSGLAERFGDLKFPALGDRDHPFAVSQSHLKCFLCYYHAQTAIELALRLHARLNGESIASVKVFVYEVKGMIENTPAKWRPTTRETADHSIPYIVAGVLLDGVFSDALFDPERLQDTRIHAILDRLAMDVDPAFAAEPPEMSPCRIEVTTNSGATFSEEARYPKGHTMAPLSGDEVNDKFRILAQRVFQPAQAEQVLQALRSLDEAATLDPLMDALVVRSGA; the protein is encoded by the coding sequence ATGAAAACAGCCGCCGACGCCGACTTGCAGCGCCTGGCCTCTTATGTGGTGGGTCTTGTCGAAAGCGATACTCCCCTGTCGGTCAGGCGCGACGCCATAGACCGGATCGTGGACGCCATCGGCTGCGGCATCGCCGGATTCCCGTCCATGCCGGGCGAAGTGGGCCGGCGCATGGCCGCCCGGGCTCAGGTGCCCGATGGTGCGCGTGTGCTCGGAACCGAGCTCCGTGTGTTGCCCGAGTACGCTGCCTTGGCCAACGGCTTCATGGTGCGCTACCTCGATGGCAACGACACCTACCTGAGCGGCGGTGGCCACCCAAGCGACCTGATTCCAGCCGTCATGGCCATGGGCGACGCGCTGCGACGCAGCGGTGCCGAGGTGCTCACGGCGGTCGTCGCGGCGTACGAGGCCTACCACTGGATCTTTCGCGGCACGCTGGTGCGCGAGAAGGGTTGGGACCATTCTTTCTACACGGCGGTGGCCGCCAGCGCTGGTGCTGCAAAACTGCTGCGCCTGTCCGAGGCACAAACCGCCCATGCCCTGGCCATTGCCATGACGGCCAACCACGCGCTGCTGGTCTCGCGCCAAGGCAATCTGTCGATGTGGAAGGGTTGCGCGGCACCGTACGCGGCGAGGGACGGCGTGATGTGTGCGCTGCTGGCGGCCGAAGGCATCGAGGGACCGGAGCAACCGGTCCGTGGCAAGTCGGGCCTGGCGGAGCGGTTCGGCGACCTGAAGTTTCCGGCACTCGGCGACCGCGACCACCCGTTCGCCGTGAGTCAGTCGCACCTCAAATGCTTCCTGTGCTACTACCACGCGCAAACCGCCATCGAGCTCGCGCTGCGGCTCCACGCGCGGCTGAACGGCGAGTCCATTGCCAGCGTGAAGGTGTTTGTCTACGAAGTCAAAGGGATGATCGAGAACACCCCGGCGAAGTGGCGGCCAACCACGCGCGAGACGGCCGACCACAGCATCCCGTACATCGTGGCGGGCGTGTTGCTCGATGGCGTGTTCAGCGACGCGCTGTTTGACCCAGAGAGGCTTCAGGACACGCGCATTCACGCCATCCTCGACCGCCTCGCGATGGACGTGGACCCTGCATTTGCCGCCGAGCCACCCGAGATGTCGCCGTGCCGCATCGAGGTCACCACGAACAGCGGCGCGACGTTCTCGGAAGAGGCGAGGTATCCCAAGGGCCACACCATGGCGCCGTTGTCCGGCGACGAGGTGAACGACAAGTTCCGCATCCTGGCGCAACGCGTTTTCCAACCTGCGCAAGCCGAGCAGGTGCTGCAGGCGCTTCGGTCGCTGGACGAAGCGGCCACGCTGGACCCGCTGATGGACGCCCTGGTGGTCCGGTCCGGCGCTTGA